The proteins below are encoded in one region of Meriones unguiculatus strain TT.TT164.6M chromosome 18, Bangor_MerUng_6.1, whole genome shotgun sequence:
- the LOC110541187 gene encoding olfactory receptor 4C15-like has product MQNQSFVNEFVLLGLSQNTKVEKILFVVFLLIYLATIGGNMIIVATIIYSPSLLSSPMYFFLIFLSFLDACTSTVVTPKMILGFFYERKTISFEECMTQLFAIHFFTAVEVIVLSAMAYDRYVAICKPLHYSSIMSRTVCGALVGIAWAGGFLHSIIQIVFTLQLPFCGPNVIDHYMCDLFPLLKLACTDTHIFVILVFANSGSICIIIFSLLLVSYGVILFSLKAHSSEGRLKALSTCGSHITVVVLFFIPCILIYARPSSPFSFEKNTLIFANVLTPLLNPIVYTFRNKEMKNAIRKMWKRLSSF; this is encoded by the coding sequence ATGCAAAACCAGAGCTTTGTCAATGAATTCGTACTCCTTGGTCTTTCTCAGAACACAAAAGTTGAGAAAATATTGTTTGTTGTATTTTTGCTGATCTATCTTGCAACTATTGGTGGGAATATGATAATTGTGGCAACTATCATCTACAGCCCTTCCCTGCTGAGCTCCCCCATGTACTTCTTTTTGATATTCCTGTCTTTTCTGGATGCATGCACTTCTACTGTTGTGACACCCAAGATGATCTTAGGCTTCTTCTATGAGAGGAAGACCATCTCTTTTGAAGAATGCATGACACAACTGTTTGCCATACACTTCTTTACTGCTGTAGAGGTGATTGTCCTGTCAGCTATGGCTTATGACCGTTATGTGGCCATTTGCAAGCCCTTACACTACTCTTCCATCATGAGCAGGACGGTCTGTGGAGCTTTGGTGGGTATAGCATGGGCTGGGGGATTCCTGCATTCTATCATACAAATTGTCTTTACTTTGCAGTTACCCTTTTGTGGACCCAATGTCATTGATCATTATATGTGTGACTTGTTCCCATTGCTGAAGCTTGCCTGCACTGACACacacatttttgttattttggtgtTTGCCAACAGTGGTTCTATCTGCATCATTATCTTCTCCTTGTTGCTTGTCTCGTATGGTGTCATCTTGTTCTCACTAAAAGCCCACAGTTCTGAAGGTCGACTTAAAGCTCTCTCCACCTGTGGATCCCATATtacagttgttgttttgttctttatccCATGCATACTAATATATGCACGACCTTCATCCCCATTCTCCTTTGAGAAAAATACACTTATATTTGCCAATGTTCTGACACCGTTGCTCAATCCTATAGTTTACACATTCAGGAATAAGGAAATGAAGAATGCCATCAGAAAAATGTGGAAGAGACTGAGTAGTTTctga